Genomic window (Asticcacaulis excentricus CB 48):
GGAATCGCTGCTCGTGCGGGCGAGACGGCAGTTGAAGACTGTGTTAGGAGTAAAGGATGACTGAGTTCGAACGCACATTGCAGCAGTGGAAGCCCCCGCAACCGGCGACGGGATTGTCTGACCGCATTGCGCGTGAGGCTATGCGTCGGCCGCAGGGCCTTGCCTGGCGCGAAGTGGCGCAACGCAGCCTGACCGAATGGCGCTACGGTCTGGTCTACAAGGCCGCCGCACTGGCCGCCTGTGTCGTCATCGGCGTGGGCGTGTCGGTCAGCCTGAATCCGCCCGCCGCGCAGGAGGCCGATCTCGACGAACTGGCCTTTATCGTTGGAATCTGAGGCGTCGCTATAATTCTGCCGCTTACTGGCATTAGGATGTCGCCTTGAACCGGAGGTGACCCATGCACAAGACCCTGATCTGGCTGATCCCCGCCCTGAGCCTGTCGGCACTGCCCTCTGTGGCCGAAACCGTCGCGCCGCCCAAAACCGCTGCTGAAAAGCAGGCCCTGCGCAGCCGCCTCGATGCGGAGGTCGATAAGCAGTTCCGCAGGACCGACAGCAATAGGGACGGCAAGATTTCGCGCGCTGAGCTGACCAAGGTCAGCCCCAAAAACGCGGCCTATTTCGATCTGGTCGATATGAACCGCGACGGGACGCTCAGCCGCGCCGAACTGAGCGCTGTGGCCAGTCTGATGTTTGAAAATTGGGTGGCAGAAAACGGGTAACCGGCCACACTATGTAAAGATCTGGCCACGAAAAACACGAAAAATTTAGTGGCCGAAGTCTGCCGAAACCTCAGACCGCCTTCACCGTGCGAATTGAAAACTGCGACACCAGCTTGGACACGCCCGGCATGGTCGAAAGTACGTCGCGGTGAACGTCCTCATAAGACAGGCTTTCGCGCAGCACGATTTTCAGCAGATAGTCCGCTTCACCCGACATAAGGTGGCATTCTTCCACGGCGGCGATCTGCACCACCGCCTTTTCGAACTTTTCGAAGGTTTCGCGGCGCTGATCCTGAAGCGTAACGTGCACAAAGACCATGCCCTGCTTGCCGTGCACGCTTTCGGCAATCACCGCGCGATAGCCCGTTATGATGCCTCGCTGCTCCAGAAGCTTGACGCGACGGTGCGCCGCCGAGGGGCTAAGCCCCACCTTTTCCCCCAGCTCCGCCGCCGTGGCCCGCGCGTCATTGCGCAAAACCTTGATCAGTTCGCGGTCGAAAGAATCGAGATCGGAAAATTTATCAGCGTTCGCCATGGAATTGAGAATATATCCCGCAAATCGGCAGCACAAGCCACATAATTGCAAGAAAATCCACCGAATTTCGTATCATTATCTACCATTAAACGTGATCACAATTTCACGGGAGGAGTAGGTAATGAAAATTAGCGTGCCAAAGGAAATCAAGAACCACGAATACCGTGTCGGGCTGACGCCGGGCAGCGTGGCCGAACTCACCCACTACGGTCATCAGGTGTTTGTCGAAACACAGGCCGGGGCCGGCATCGGCTTCAGCGACGCCGACTATCAGGCCGCCGGGGCCACGATCGTCGCTAACGCAGAAGCCACCTTCGAGGCAGGCGACCTGATCGTCAAGGTCAAGGAGCCCCAACTGCACGAATGCGCCTGGCTGAAGCCGCATCAGACCCTGTTCACCTATCTGCACCTCGCCGCCGACAAGCCGCAGGCCGAAGCGCTGATGGCGTCGGGCGCCACCTGTATCGCCTATGAGACCGTGACCGAGCCGCAAGGTGGACTGCCGCTGCTGCGCCCCATGTCGGAAGTGGCCGGGCGCATTTCGGTGCATGTCGGGGCCAGCTATCTGCATAAGGCCTATGGTGGGCGTGGCGTGCTGATGGGCGGCGTGCCGGGTGTCGAACCGGCGAAGGTCGTCATCATAGGCGCGGGCGTTGCGGGTATTAACGCGGCTCAGATGGCCGCCGGGCTACAGGCTGACGTGACCGTGTTCGACGTCTCGGCCCACAAACTGATAGAGATCGACCGCCTGTTCCACGGCCGCGTCAAGACCGCCTATTCGGCCCGTGCCGCTCTGGCCGCTGCCGTGGCTGAGGCCGATCTGGTCATCGGGGCCGTGCTGATCCCCGGCGCGGCGGCCCCGAAGCTGGTCACGAGCGACATGCTGAAGACAATGAAACGCGGCGCGGTGATGGTCGATATCGCCATTGATCAGGGCGGCTGTTTTGAAACCTCGCACCCGACCACGCATCAGGACCCGATCTTCCTTGTGGACGGCATTGTGCACTATTGCGTCGCCAACATGCCGGGCGCGGTGGCGCGCACCTCGACCCTGGCGCTCAATAACGCCACCCTGCCCTTCGTGGTGAAGATGGCGAGGCTGGGCGTCGCCGAAGCGCTGAAGACCGATGCGCATCTTAAGGCCGGGCTGAATGTGGCTGGCGGGCATATCCGCCACGCCGCCGTGGCCGAGGCGCTCAGCCTGCCGTTTGTGGCCTGATAACAAGCGGTCACAGGGTGCGGCGTCCTGCCGCACCTCCAGGCTGTTTTTTTCGAGCTGGAGGTCTGGAAATCCCTCTGGATGACCCTATCTACAGCCTACCAGCCGGTCAGACGTCCCCCCCCCCTGAACTGTCCGGCTGAAGATGGCGCTTGAGACTTCCCCCCTGGTCTCAAGCGCCTTTTCTTTTTTGGCGCCTTTTCTTTTTGACTCCTAAGCCGGCCATTTCGGCAGGACGTGGGTCATCAGGGGCCACAGGTTGTTGCGCGCGGCCTGCGCCGGGCGCGCATTATTGCGGTCGGTCGGCGCGGGCAGGGTCACGACGGGTGAAGTTCGCATCGTCTGCCCCGGATAGTAATCCATATGGTCGAAATTGCGGTCCACAGCCGGGTCGAGCCATAGGAAGGTTGAGGGGATCTGGTAGTTTGAGACATTGGCAGGGCGCGGTTTGGCCCCCGTCCGCCCCAGAGCGGCGGTCAAAGGCGCGTCGATTTCGCCGGTAAAGGTCGCGGCAAAATTGCCCGGCGGATAGGCCAACATCAGAATTTTGTCGGCCCTTGAGGCCAGTATAGAAATGCGTTCGGCCTTTGACTCCACGCCCTTATAGCGCTTGGCAAAGGCGTCGGCATTGACCGCCGGGGCCGTCAGGCACACCTCACGGAAGCGGCGCTTGGCCGTCTTCAGGCACTCCAGACCGACCCGCCCTCCCAGACTGTGCGAGATGAAATTCACCTCCGCAGCCGCGCCGCAATGGGTATCGACAAATTCCGCCAGCCGTTTACCCGCGGCGATCGCGTCGTGGTGCTCGGTGATATAGTTGAGCGGCGTGCCCCCCTCGCCCGGCCACAGCACGCCAATAACCAGATAGCTTTCATCGAGGCTGAGGAACTGCCGCACACCAGACAGGGCGTTCAAACCATCGCGCATCGTGACATTGTAGCCGTGCGTCACAAAGACCAGCCGCCGGTTGGCCACATAGTTGGCCAACAGCGCCACATCGGCATAGGTCTGCACGCCGCTCGCATAGGGTTTGATCACCTCGCCGTCGCGTTTGGTGACGTAATGCAGCCGCGCCTGGTTGAGGTCAGCGACCGTCGTAGTCCCCGGATTGGGGCCGCCGCGCACATCGAAAAACCACACGGCCTACCCCTTGTTCGTCACGGTTTTCAGGGCATCACTGGCCGCGCGCAGGGCCGAGGTCAGGTCCTTGGCGATCGGGGCTAAAGGCACGGCCAGCAGGCCCAGAATGGCCGCGCCGGCAAACACCGCCGTGTCGTCTACACTACCGTCGGCATAGGCAAACGCCGCCCCGCAGGCCAGCGCCAGCCCCAGCGACACCACCGCTGCCGACAGACGGGCCTTGGCGCGATAATCGTGGTCAGCCAGCTCAAACGCCGCGTCCAGCCGCGCCCGCACCAGCGCATCAAACCGCCCTAGCGCGTCAAAGGCCTGCTGCGTGCGAAGGGCTTCGGCGCGCGACACTTCCGGCTCTGTCGCCGCCAGCGCCATCGGGTCATCGGCCTCCGGAGGCGGCGGCACGGGCGGGTTTTTGATCAGGCGCACGGCGTCTTTCAGACTGGCCACCTCTACGGGTGTCCCCCCCGTTTCCGACCCCGCCGCCAGCTTGACGCCCGGCGCGTTGGTGTTGAGCAGACGGTCGAGAAGTGCCTGCGGATTGTCGTCATTGAGCCCCAGCCTCACCATGGCGATGACCGTATTGATCTGCTGCTCATGCGGCGTGCCGTTCAGCCAGTAGCCGCGCAGCACCGGCTCCCAAGAGCGCCCAAGCGCCACGCTGAGCGCCGGTTCCAGGGCCTCATAAACCGCCTTGATATGCTTGTAACCATAAGAGGAGACCCCATACCCGGGGAAGATACCCCGCGACGCATCAACCAAGGCAGACGCCGCCGTGCCGACCGCGCCTGTGGCCAGTATCACCACCCCGGCATGTTCGATAAGTTGTGTAGCCACCGTTGCATCGGTCATGTCATCCCCCTATGGATTAATACAACCTTAAGACGATAACCATGTTACGGATCATCTGTAAAGCGCGCAAAGCCCCTTGCTTTGAGGCTCCATGCTTGTCACAGGGTCAGACAGGGAGGACAGAGAATGACCGATATTTCTGAAGCCACACTCGACGACCTGCCGCGCATCCAGGTGCTGGCGCGCGACATCTGGCCGGAATGTTTCGCGGGCATCCTGCCGCCGGAGCGCATTGAACCGATGGTCGAAGCCATCTACGCGCTGGACACCCTGCGCGACGACGTGCAGATGCGCGGCCATCGCTACTGGCTGGCGCAGGCCGATGGGCGCGACGCCGGCTACGTGTCCGCCTATCAGGAAGGCGCGCGCCTGTGGCTAAAGAAGCTCTATCTGCACCGCGCCTGCCGCGGCAGGGGCACGGGCAAGGCGCTGATCGACACCATCCTGAACGCCTTTCCTGACGCGCGCGAACTGGCCCTGTATGTCAATGATGGCAATGCGCCGGCTATAGCCTTTTACCACGCACAGGGCTTTGAGATCGAAGCCACCGTCCCCGTGCGCATGGGCCCGTTTGACTTTACTGACCACATAATGCGCAAAGCGCTCTGATCTGATCCGCACACGACTTGAAATAATATTTCACAGGACGTGAATTTCATGGCACCTTGCCCACAGGCGTAACTGCCATTCGGAGGAATTGACACAGGGAAGACCCAAAGGCGCCCTGATGTCTTGGTAAAGGCACCCCCGCTGCCAGGAACACGGAGGTCACACATGGCGAACCCGCCCAAAATCCGCCGCATCCGCACGGACGAACTGTTTATCGTGCGCGATCTCGCCATGCTGATCTGGCCGCGCCTTTACCGCAACGTCGTCTCCCCCGTGCAGATGGACGCCATCATCAGCGCCCTGTTCGATCTCGACACCCTCGAAGCCGATATGGACGAACGTGGCCACGTGTACTGGGTCGCCGAAATCAACAGTATCCCGGTGGGCTTCCTGTCCGCTGCTGCCGAAAACGGGCACGTCAGCGTGCACAAGATCTACGTCCTCGAAGACCATCGTGGCACCGGCGTCGGCAAGGCCCTAATGCAGGCCGCCCTCGGCCACTTCCCTGACACCCGCACCCTGTCGCTGATTGTGCCCAAGGACCACGACCACGGTATCGGCTTCTCGCTGAAATCCGGCTTCACCTTCGACCACGAAGAACCCACCCGCGTCGGCGGCTATGACCTCACCAACTACGTCATGCGCAAAAGCCTCGATACCGCCGGGGTGTCGTAGGGCTGAGAGTCTGGGTTTAGGATTCTGGATTTAAGATTCTGGGGCCACTTAGCCCCAGACCCCGTTAAGAGCGCTTAGCTTATACCTCCCCAGCTTTCTGGGGAGGCGGACCGCACGAACCGCCATGGGCGGTGGGATTCGGTGGTGGGGTCTATTCGTAACCGCCTCGCCTCACCTCGCCCGCATCAGCACCTCAAGCGACGGCCCACCCAGCCACGCCTTCCAAACAAAGACCAGCGTCCCGTGCAGCAGCACCGCCGGCCATAACGACCCCGTGCGCCAGCGCATCAGCGCGCACCCCAGCCCGATCAGCCCGGCATTGAGCAGAAAGGCCGGATGCAGAAACAGGGTCGCGCCTGGCAACAGCACCAACGCCTCAAACACATGCCACAGCAAGAAGATCAGGGTCCCACCCCCAATCCACAAAACGGGCCGCGTGGTCTCCGCCTTCGCCGGGATCATCAGCCCGCGAAAGACGATTTCCTCGCTGAACGCCGGGACAAGCATCACACTCAGCCACACCCCGAGCAAACCGTGCAACGGCGGCGCGACGTGCAAGATACCGCCGCCAAAGCCAATCACCGCCACGACCAGCGTCACCGGCGCCGACACCCCGGCACACCAAGCCCAACCCTTAAGCGACGGCCAGACGATCAGGCTGCGCCCCGCGCCCGTAACCCGCTCGCGGATCAGGCGCCACAGACTCATTTGTTCGCCTCGGCCTCCAAAGCCGCCTTGCGCTCGGCCAGAAGCGTCTTGCCCTTGCTCTTATCCGCCCCGTTCATCTGCCCCTCCAGCGCCTTGAGCTTTTCTTTAGCCTCTTCATTCTTTTTCTCGGCCGACAGGCTGTACCACGCAAAGGCGCTGCCGCGGTCCTGCGCCATACCCATGGCGTTCTCCGCCATGATCCCCAGTTGCAGCATGGCCGACCCGTGCCCCTGCATCGCTGCGCGTTCAAACCAGCTTTTGGCATCCGCATAAGAGGTCTTTACCGACAGCCCTTTGAGGAACATGTAGCCGACAAAATACTGCGCATCGCCATCGTCCTGATCCGCCGCCTTGCGGAACCACTTATAGGCCTGATCGTTATCGGCTTCGAGGAACTCGCCGGCAAAATACATGTATCCGAGGCTGTATTGCGCCTCTGCATTGTCCTGCATGGCCGACAGGCCGAACCATTTGAAGGCTTCGGCCAGATCCGGCTCGACGTCCTTGCCATAATAATAGACGTCGCCCAGTTCAAACTGCGCGTCGTCATCGCCCAGTTTCGCTGCCTTGATCAGCCATTCCCGGCTTTTGACCGCGTCCTTACTCAAGCCACCGCGGCCCCCATCGTAAAAGACAAACAATTTATAGGCCGCGCTGGCCTGATCCCTGGCGGCCGCCTGCTGATACCATTTCAGCGCCTCGGCATCGCTCTTGTCGCGGCCTTCGCCATATTCGTACATGACCCCCAGATCGTACATGGCATCCGCATCGCCCTTTTCCGCCGCCGCACGATAATGCTCATACGCGGCCGCGAAATCGACCTTCTCGCCATAAAGGCCCAGTACCGCGATATTTCCCAGTTGCGCATGCGCCCCCGCATGACCCTGCGCGGCGGCCTTTCGGTACCATTCGACAGCCTTAGCATTGTCTTCGGCGACGCCATAGCCGCCGTCGTAGTAAAACGCGGTGCGGAACTGCGCTTCGGCCATCCCGGCCTCGGCGGCTTTCTGCGCCCATTTAAAAGCTTCCGACCAGTTGCGCTCCACCCCTTTGCCCGTGAAGTAGAGCAAGCCCAGCGCGTGCATGGCCACCGGGTCACCCTTTTCGGCGGCAGCCTTTACGGTGTCAAAAGGCTTATCGGTAAAGGCGGTCGGCGCGGGCTTGTCAAAGGCCTGAGCGGCCAGCGCCGCATCGCCCATGAAAAGGCCACCCGCGACCAGCAGTGCGGAACAGAAGGTTTTCAGAGACATAGGAGGCTCCCCCCGGAACAATTATACCGCTCCCTTGTGCCAAACCTGCGCCGGAAAATCCAGTCTGATCCGATCAGGGCCTCGGCTTAACAAAAGGTAACCTTGTCCCCCTTTTGCAAGCGCCCGATTTCGCCTATGTGTAGAGGCCACACACCGGGCTTTTTAAGGGAGCTACCCTCGTGATCAAGCTGAAGCGTATTCTGGGTCTGTTTGCCGTCGCGGCCGCCGCCGTGAGCCTGACGGCCTGCGACGTCAACCGCATCCCGACTCAGGAAGAAAACGCCAAGCGCGCCTTTTCTGACGTGCAGGACGCCTATCAGCGCCGCAACGATCTGGTACCAAATCTGGTCGCCACGGTGCAGGGCGCAGCCATCGCCGAACGCGGCACGCTGACCGAAGTGGTCGAAGCGCGCGCCAAGGCCACCAGCGTCACGGTCGATGCCTCGACCATCACCGACCCGGCCAAGTTCCAGCAGTTCCAGCAGGCTCAGGACGGCATGTCCTCGGCTCTGGGGCGCCTGATGGTCGTGGTCGAACGCTATCCAGACCTCAAGAGCCAGCAGAACTTCACCACCCTGATGTCGCAGCTTGAGGGCGCGGAAAACCGCATCTCAATCGCGCGTCGCGACTTCAATGCCGCCGCTCAGACTTACAACACCACCCTGCGTTCCTTCCCGCAGAATATTCTGGCCGGGACCATCCATTCGGGTTCCAAGCCGATGGAGTATTTCAAGGCCGCGCCCGGCGCCGACAAGGCCCCGAACGTGGACTTTTCGGGCCTGAACAACGCCGAAGCCTCGAAATAATCCCCTAAACGGAAGGCCGTCCCATGTCTCTCCCCGCCTCCGCCCTGCGGATCAGGACCGCATGGACGGCCTTTCTCCTTGTTTGCCTGGCTGTGTGGACGTCCGCGGCCTTCGCGGCTCCCGACTTCCCCAAGCTGACCGGGCGCGTCGTCGATCAGGCCGAACTTCTGGCGCCCGAAGTCGAAGCGGACCTGACGGCCAAGCTGCAAGGCCTCGAAAACGCCACTACGGATCAGGTCGTCGTCGTCACGGTCAACAGCCTTCAGGGCTATGATATTGCCGATTACGGCTATCAGTTGGGCCGCACCTGGGGCATCGGTCAGAAGGAAGCGAAAGCCACCACGGGCGTCGAGTCCGAAGCGGGCGGTCAGTTCAAGAACAATGGCGTCCTGCTGATCGTTGCACCCAATGAGCGCAAGGTGCGTATTGAGGTTGGCTATGGCCTCGAACCGGTCATTACCGACGCCTATTCATCCGTGATCATCCAGAACGCCATCCTGCCGGCCTTCCGCGAAGGCGATTATCAGACCGGAATCGTCAAGGGCACGGATGAGATCATCGCTCAGTTGTCAGCCGATCGCGGCACAGCCATCGAAAAGGCGCGTCAGGTCGCTCAGCAGCCGGTGCACAAGGCGGAGCGTTTCCCCGTCTGGATCATCATCGTCGTAGTGCTGTTCCTGATCATCTTTGGGCGCGGCTGGCTGCCCTTCTTCATCCTGGAGGCCCTGCTGCGCGGCGGCGGCGGTGGCGGCTGGAGCGGCGGCGGCGGTGGCGGTTTCAGTGGCGGCGGCGGCAGCTTCGGCGGCGGCGGGTCGTCGGGTAGTTGGTAGAGGGAAGACGGACATGCCTTTGAACATCGACCACGCCCGTATCAATGCCGCCATCGCCCGCGCCGAAACGCAGACGGCGGGTGAAATCACCTGCGTCATCAAGAAAACGGCGCTCGACTATCCGGAAACGCCGCTGATGTGGGCCGCGGCTTCGGCCTTCATCCTGCCGTTGATCTTTCTGGGACTGGGCGTGTGGCCGCACGACTGGCTGGGGCCGGTCTTAAGCGCCATTGCCGGGTGGAATGCCCCCAATGTCACAGGGGAATTACTGGCCGCCGAAGCGATCATCTTTTACGCCCTGACGCAGCTTATTCTATTTGCCGCCGTCTATGTGCTGGTCAGCGTGCCGAAGGTGACCCTGTGGCTGACGCCGCGCTTTATCACGCGCCGCCGCGCCCACAAAAAGGCACTGGAGCAATTCATGGCGCGCGGTCTGCACCTGACCGAGGAACGCACCGGCGTGATGATCTTCTGCGCCCTTGAAGAACGCTTCGTCGATGTGATTGCGGATGAGGGTATCTATTCGCGTGTGGACAAGAGCGAATGGAACGCCACGGTCGCCGCTCTGGTCAGCCATATCAAAAAGGGCGACCTGACCACCGGGTTTGAGGCGGCCGTCGAACGCTGTGGCATGGTGCTGAGCAGCCACTTCCCGCCGGGGGCCACCAATGCCAACGAATCGCCCGACGTACTGATCGAGATTTAAGGCTGCCCTCTCGCATGTCTGCCGAGGTCCTTCCTTTTCGGCTAGAGAGCAACGGGAAGCCTCATGTTTCTCCGAAAAGTGGCTTTCCCTTTTCGGCTTGAGGCTCTAAACACTCGGCGATCCGTTTTCCCCCGTGAGACCATGAGCACCTATTCCGATCTGGCCGCCGAAATCGAAGCCGAAATCCTGACCGCGCAAGACCTTGCTGCGCTCGACGCCGTCCGCGTGTCGGCGCTGGGTAAGACCGGGCGTGTTTCCGGCCTGCTGAAAACCCTGGGCGCCCTGCCCCCCGAGGAGCGCAAGGCAACCGGCGCTGCCATCAATGCCGTGCGCGATCAGATTCAGGCGGCGCTCGACGCGCGCAAGGACGTGCTGGAGGCCGAACACCTCAGCCGCCGCCTGCAGTCGGAGCGCATCGACCTGTCGCTGCCCGCAGCCCCCCGCGCCAAAGGGGGCGTTCATCCGACCATGCAGGTCATGGATGAGATGGTGGCGATTTTCGCCGAGATGGGCTTTGAAGTCGCCGAAGGGCCGGACATCGAAGACGATTTCCATAACTTCACCGCGCTGAACTTCCCGGAAAAGCACCCGGCGCGTGAAATGCACGATACGTTTTTCTTTAACCCCGACGAAAATGGGGTGCGCAAGCTTCTGCGCACCCATACCTCGCCGGTTCAGATCCGCTCGATGATTGCGGGTAAGCCGCCCTTCCGCCTGATCGTGCCGGGGCGCGTCTTCCGCTGCGACTCCGATCAGACGCACACGCCGATGTTCCACCAGATCGAAGGCCTCGTCATCGATAAGACGGCGCATATGGGCCACCTGAAATGGGTGTTCGATACCTTCCTGTCGCGCTTTTTCGAGACAGACACGGTCATCACGCAGTTCCGCCCGCACCACTTCCCCTTCACCGAGCCATCGGCGGAGATGGACGTGCGTTATTCACGCAATGGGGCGGAAATCCGCATTGGGGATGGCGACCGCTGGATGGAAATTCTGGGCTCCGGCATGGTGCATCCCAATGTGCTAAAGGCTTGCGGCGTCGATCCGGACGAATATCAGGGCTTTGCCTTCGGCATGGGCGTCGATCGTCTTGCCATGCTCAAATACGGCGTGCCGGACCTGCGCGACATGTTCGCCGCCGACACGCGCTGGCTGAGCCACTATGGCTTTAGCGGGTTCGCTGCGCCGAACCCGGCAAGCGGCCTTTCGTAAGTGATTAAGGCAAGGGGGCACGGCCCCCTTGACCCCAAGATAAAGACAAGAACATGAAATTCTCCCTCAGCTGGCTTAAAGATCACCTCGACACCGACGCCGATATTCAGGCCGTCGCCGCCGCCATGACCGCGGCCGGCCTTGAGGTCGAAGACGTCGCCGACCCGGCGGCGAAGCTGACGCCTTTTACGGTGGCCAAGGTCGTTGAAGCCGCGCGTCACCCCAATGCCGACAAGCTTCAGGTGCTTCAGGTCGATACGGTCGATGGCCGCAAGGAAATCGTCTGCGGGGCGCCCAATGCTCGCGCAGGTCTAACGACCGTTTATGCCCCCATCGGAGCCTATGTTCCGGGCCTTGATGTCACGCTGGTCGAAAAGCCAGTTCGCGGCGTCGTGTCCAACGGCATGATGTGTTCGGCCGCCGAGCTTGAGCTCGACGGCGATCCCGACGGCATTATGGAGCTTTCCGACGACCTCGCCGTCGGCACACCGGTCAGCGCCGTCTTTGCACTCGAGCCCGTTATCGATTTTGAGGTGACGCCCAACCGTCCCGACTGGCTTGGCGTGCACGGCATTGCCCGCGACCTCGCCGCCACGGGTCTTGGGGCCTTCAAGGAAGCGCCCATTTCCCCAGTCAAGGGCACTTTCCCCTGCCCCATCACCGTGAAGGTCGATGGCGACGCCTGCCCGCTGTTTTCTGGTCGGGTCATCCGCGGCGTCAAGAACGGCCCGTCGCCCAAATGGCTTGCCGACAAGCTGACCTCGATTGGCCTGAAACCCATTTCGGCGCTGGTGGATATCACCAACTACCTGTCGTTTGACCGCGCCCGCCCGCTGCACGTGTATGATGTGAAGAAGCTGTCGGGCGATGTGATTGAAGCCGGTCTGCCCGCCGACACGTGTGAATTCGTGGCGCTGGACGGCAAGACCTACGTCGTCACGCCGGACATGACGACGATCAGCGACGCGTCGGGCGTCATCGGCCTTGGCGGTGTCATGGGCGGGGCCTCGACTGGCGTTGATTTGGAGACGGTCGATGTTTTCCTTGAATCGGCCTGGTTCGACCCGATCCGTATCGCCCAGACGGGCCGCACCACCACTATTACCTCGGATGCGCAGTACCGCTTTGCGCGCGGCGTCGATCCAGAATTTGTCGTCCCCGGTCTGGAACTGGCTACGCAATTGATCCTCGACCTGTGCGGCGGCGAGCCGTCGGACATCGTCGTGGCGGGAGAGGCCCCGGCGCGTAAGCCCGACGTGGCTTTCGATCCAGCCTATGTGGCGCAACTTACCGGCCTCGACGTGCCGCATGACAAGGTCGAGACGATCCTGACCGCGCTCGGTTTTGGCATCACCAAGACCACGCCGTGGACCGTCAGCGTCCCCTCCTTCCGCCGCGACGTCGACGGCAAGGCCGATCTGGTCGAAGAGGTGGCGCGCGTCTATGGTTTCAACCACATCCCTGCGACGCCCCTGCCCGCTGTTGCGCCAAAAAGCGGCGGCGTCCTGACACCGTCGCAGGCACGTGCCCGCACGGCGCGCAGAGCGCTGGCGGCCTTTGGCTACAGTGAGGCCGTCACCTGGTCCTTCATGCCGCAAGGCTATGCGAAGCTGTTCGGCGGCGGCAGCGATGCAATGGTTCTGGCCAATCCGATTGCCTCGGAACTGAACTGTATGCGCCCGTCTATCCTGCCGAACCTTTTGGAAGCCGCCGGGCGCAATGCATCCAAGGGCTATCCCGGCGCGCAACTGTTTGAAATCGGGCCGGTCTATTTCGGCCTTGAGCCCAATGATCAAAAGACGGTCATTGCCGCGCTGAAGGCCCCGGACAAGGCGCGTCATTGGAGCGCCACCGGTCAGGACGCGCTGTTTGCGCTGAAATCCGACTTGCTGGCCCTGCTTGAAGAACTCAATATGCCGGTCGCCTCGCTGCAACTGGTGCAGGGGGCAAACAGCGACTGGTGGCATCCGGGCCGTTCGGCGCGCCTGCAACTGGGCCCGAAGACGGTGATGGCCGAATTTGGCGAACTGCATCCGTCCGTGCTGAAGGCGCTGGACCTCGACGGGGCCTATGTCGGCTTTGAAATCCGCCTCGACCTGCTGCCGCAGCCGAAGGCCAAATCGGGTAAGTCGAAAGGCGCGCTGAGCCTGTCCAACCTGATGCCGCTGACGCGCGACTTCGCCTTCCTTGTGGCGGCGGGTACGGCGTCTGGCGATCTGGTGCGCGCCATCAGGGGCGCGGACAAGTTGCTGATCAGCGAGGCCCGCGTCTTTGACGTCTATCAGGGTCAGGGCGTACCCGAAGGTCAGGTGTCACTGGCGGTCGAGGTGACGCTGCAACCGGCAGACA
Coding sequences:
- a CDS encoding LemA family protein, producing MIKLKRILGLFAVAAAAVSLTACDVNRIPTQEENAKRAFSDVQDAYQRRNDLVPNLVATVQGAAIAERGTLTEVVEARAKATSVTVDASTITDPAKFQQFQQAQDGMSSALGRLMVVVERYPDLKSQQNFTTLMSQLEGAENRISIARRDFNAAAQTYNTTLRSFPQNILAGTIHSGSKPMEYFKAAPGADKAPNVDFSGLNNAEASK
- a CDS encoding TPM domain-containing protein; protein product: MSLPASALRIRTAWTAFLLVCLAVWTSAAFAAPDFPKLTGRVVDQAELLAPEVEADLTAKLQGLENATTDQVVVVTVNSLQGYDIADYGYQLGRTWGIGQKEAKATTGVESEAGGQFKNNGVLLIVAPNERKVRIEVGYGLEPVITDAYSSVIIQNAILPAFREGDYQTGIVKGTDEIIAQLSADRGTAIEKARQVAQQPVHKAERFPVWIIIVVVLFLIIFGRGWLPFFILEALLRGGGGGGWSGGGGGGFSGGGGSFGGGGSSGSW
- a CDS encoding TPM domain-containing protein — translated: MPLNIDHARINAAIARAETQTAGEITCVIKKTALDYPETPLMWAAASAFILPLIFLGLGVWPHDWLGPVLSAIAGWNAPNVTGELLAAEAIIFYALTQLILFAAVYVLVSVPKVTLWLTPRFITRRRAHKKALEQFMARGLHLTEERTGVMIFCALEERFVDVIADEGIYSRVDKSEWNATVAALVSHIKKGDLTTGFEAAVERCGMVLSSHFPPGATNANESPDVLIEI
- the pheS gene encoding phenylalanine--tRNA ligase subunit alpha, encoding MSTYSDLAAEIEAEILTAQDLAALDAVRVSALGKTGRVSGLLKTLGALPPEERKATGAAINAVRDQIQAALDARKDVLEAEHLSRRLQSERIDLSLPAAPRAKGGVHPTMQVMDEMVAIFAEMGFEVAEGPDIEDDFHNFTALNFPEKHPAREMHDTFFFNPDENGVRKLLRTHTSPVQIRSMIAGKPPFRLIVPGRVFRCDSDQTHTPMFHQIEGLVIDKTAHMGHLKWVFDTFLSRFFETDTVITQFRPHHFPFTEPSAEMDVRYSRNGAEIRIGDGDRWMEILGSGMVHPNVLKACGVDPDEYQGFAFGMGVDRLAMLKYGVPDLRDMFAADTRWLSHYGFSGFAAPNPASGLS
- the pheT gene encoding phenylalanine--tRNA ligase subunit beta; translation: MKFSLSWLKDHLDTDADIQAVAAAMTAAGLEVEDVADPAAKLTPFTVAKVVEAARHPNADKLQVLQVDTVDGRKEIVCGAPNARAGLTTVYAPIGAYVPGLDVTLVEKPVRGVVSNGMMCSAAELELDGDPDGIMELSDDLAVGTPVSAVFALEPVIDFEVTPNRPDWLGVHGIARDLAATGLGAFKEAPISPVKGTFPCPITVKVDGDACPLFSGRVIRGVKNGPSPKWLADKLTSIGLKPISALVDITNYLSFDRARPLHVYDVKKLSGDVIEAGLPADTCEFVALDGKTYVVTPDMTTISDASGVIGLGGVMGGASTGVDLETVDVFLESAWFDPIRIAQTGRTTTITSDAQYRFARGVDPEFVVPGLELATQLILDLCGGEPSDIVVAGEAPARKPDVAFDPAYVAQLTGLDVPHDKVETILTALGFGITKTTPWTVSVPSFRRDVDGKADLVEEVARVYGFNHIPATPLPAVAPKSGGVLTPSQARARTARRALAAFGYSEAVTWSFMPQGYAKLFGGGSDAMVLANPIASELNCMRPSILPNLLEAAGRNASKGYPGAQLFEIGPVYFGLEPNDQKTVIAALKAPDKARHWSATGQDALFALKSDLLALLEELNMPVASLQLVQGANSDWWHPGRSARLQLGPKTVMAEFGELHPSVLKALDLDGAYVGFEIRLDLLPQPKAKSGKSKGALSLSNLMPLTRDFAFLVAAGTASGDLVRAIRGADKLLISEARVFDVYQGQGVPEGQVSLAVEVTLQPADKTLTEPEIDAVSQKIVAAAQKAGAVLRG